A single genomic interval of Agromyces cerinus harbors:
- a CDS encoding sensor histidine kinase, translating to MTVSDRTGVRGILAPVARLDRWLQLVFIVLVVTSAVRYLERHGLGADGVLVLIGAALLTIAYSLRPLLPTRSWWPTAWVVTVTVLWALLTLAAPSFAWCAVPLGFAVLQVLPFRGAVTVIVLMTALVTAAELRIADGIDPTVIAGPIGIAVVTVLVYRALQRESAARQALLDELTDAQHELLQAQHRAGALAERQRLSREIHDSVGQRLASITLLLAATAQDWDRRPDLARDHVDVAAATARDGLGEVRRVVHGLPPVELADDTSGEALPAALRRLIDESGGPDARPEIGLYVHGDPVPLAADVAGAVLRSARGALANAVEHSGADRIAVTLTFLPDEVRLDVRDDGRGFDAGTVADASTTAQPGRAGRGRGLQGILDRAAGLGGRASIESSPGDGTTVSVELPLEGE from the coding sequence ATGACCGTCTCCGACCGCACCGGCGTCCGCGGCATCCTCGCGCCCGTCGCCCGACTCGACCGCTGGCTGCAGCTCGTGTTCATCGTGCTCGTCGTCACGTCGGCCGTGCGCTACCTCGAACGGCACGGGCTCGGTGCCGACGGGGTGCTCGTGCTCATCGGCGCCGCCCTGCTCACGATCGCGTATTCATTGCGACCGCTCCTGCCGACGCGCTCGTGGTGGCCGACCGCCTGGGTCGTCACGGTCACCGTGCTCTGGGCACTGCTGACGCTCGCGGCCCCCTCGTTCGCCTGGTGCGCCGTGCCCCTCGGGTTCGCCGTGCTGCAGGTGCTGCCGTTCCGCGGCGCGGTGACCGTCATCGTGCTCATGACGGCGCTCGTGACCGCGGCCGAGCTGCGCATCGCCGACGGCATCGACCCCACCGTGATCGCCGGTCCGATCGGCATCGCGGTGGTGACCGTGCTCGTCTACCGGGCGCTGCAGCGCGAGTCGGCCGCGCGGCAAGCCCTGCTCGACGAGTTGACCGACGCGCAGCACGAGCTGCTGCAGGCGCAGCACCGAGCCGGCGCGCTCGCGGAACGGCAGCGGCTCTCACGCGAGATCCACGATTCCGTCGGGCAGAGGCTGGCGAGCATCACGCTGCTGCTCGCGGCGACCGCGCAGGACTGGGATCGGCGGCCCGATCTCGCGCGCGACCACGTCGACGTGGCCGCCGCGACGGCACGCGACGGACTCGGCGAGGTCCGCCGAGTCGTGCACGGGCTCCCGCCCGTCGAGCTCGCCGACGACACCTCGGGCGAGGCGCTGCCTGCTGCACTGCGTCGCCTCATCGACGAGTCCGGCGGGCCGGACGCCCGCCCGGAGATCGGCCTGTACGTGCACGGCGACCCCGTGCCGCTCGCCGCCGACGTCGCGGGGGCCGTGCTGCGCTCGGCCCGCGGTGCGCTCGCGAACGCCGTCGAGCACTCCGGAGCCGACCGCATCGCGGTCACCCTCACCTTCCTCCCCGACGAGGTGCGACTCGACGTGCGCGATGACGGCCGGGGTTTCGACGCCGGCACGGTCGCCGATGCGTCGACCACCGCGCAACCCGGTCGTGCCGGACGGGGCCGCGGTCTGCAGGGCATCCTCGATCGCGCCGCAGGGCTCGGCGGGCGGGCCTCCATCGAGAGCTCCCCCGGCGATGGCACCACGGTGTCGGTCGAGCTGCCGCTGGAGGGCGAATGA
- a CDS encoding SMP-30/gluconolactonase/LRE family protein has translation MKRIIATALAAASLAAGITTATVTTGAGEAAASERGGHGQSPDRYVLPGDEAGSRFEGIGVDERRGLFYVSEVTGGEIHRGGARDAEGEEWLAGDGTDGRYTARGVTVDRAGNVYIAGGPNGIGNPDRPDLWVYSHDGELLAALRVPGTPDAFLNDVAIGADGAAYFTNSNDPQIFRVAAAGDSWSAELWADASGTIDRVAGFNLGGIVLSADRSAFVVAQGNTGRLWRFATADGVVSEIDTQGADLVNADGLVREGNQLTVLRNFSKMVATMRISADGDAVRRVVQRASDPERVYTTAKMLHGRLLAVDSKFDEQPAPSGPYDVVGSPWA, from the coding sequence ATGAAGCGCATCATCGCAACCGCGCTCGCCGCAGCGAGCCTCGCGGCCGGAATCACGACCGCGACCGTCACGACCGGAGCCGGCGAGGCTGCCGCCTCCGAGCGCGGCGGCCACGGCCAGAGCCCCGACCGGTACGTGCTGCCGGGTGACGAAGCCGGCTCCCGTTTCGAGGGCATCGGCGTCGACGAGCGCCGGGGCCTGTTCTACGTGAGCGAGGTCACCGGAGGCGAGATCCACCGCGGCGGTGCTCGCGACGCCGAGGGGGAGGAATGGCTCGCGGGCGACGGCACCGACGGCAGGTACACCGCTCGCGGCGTCACCGTCGACCGCGCCGGCAACGTCTACATCGCCGGCGGACCGAACGGCATCGGCAACCCCGACCGCCCCGACCTGTGGGTGTACTCGCACGACGGCGAGCTGCTCGCCGCACTGCGCGTGCCCGGCACCCCCGACGCGTTCCTCAACGACGTCGCGATCGGCGCCGACGGCGCCGCCTACTTCACCAACTCGAACGACCCGCAGATCTTCCGCGTCGCCGCGGCGGGCGACAGCTGGTCGGCCGAGCTGTGGGCGGATGCCTCGGGCACGATCGATCGCGTCGCGGGCTTCAACCTCGGCGGCATCGTGCTCTCGGCCGACCGCAGCGCCTTCGTCGTCGCGCAGGGCAACACCGGCCGGCTGTGGCGCTTCGCGACGGCCGACGGCGTGGTCTCGGAGATCGACACGCAGGGCGCAGACCTCGTGAACGCCGACGGCCTCGTGCGGGAGGGCAACCAGCTCACCGTCCTCCGCAACTTCTCGAAGATGGTGGCGACGATGCGGATCTCGGCCGATGGCGACGCCGTGCGCCGGGTCGTCCAGCGAGCGAGCGACCCCGAACGCGTGTACACGACCGCGAAGATGCTGCACGGCCGGCTGCTCGCCGTCGACAGCAAGTTCGACGAGCAGCCCGCGCCCTCCGGCCCGTACGACGTCGTCGGGTCGCCGTGGGCCTGA
- a CDS encoding ankyrin repeat domain-containing protein yields the protein MTEIETETPQLPDPDGTLLSAASVGDTATVDLAIRAGADLEARDERRRTALLLAVTGDHVEAAKLLVAAGADPDALDDRHDTPWLVTGVTGSVAMAEVLLPADPDFTIVNRFGGISVIPAGERAHVEYLQRVLQTDIDVNHVNNLGWTSLLEAVILGDGGPRHQETVRVLLEGGADRSIADRDGVTPLEHARAKGYDEIVALLD from the coding sequence ATGACCGAGATTGAGACCGAGACCCCCCAGCTGCCCGACCCCGACGGAACCCTGCTCAGTGCGGCTTCCGTCGGCGACACGGCGACGGTCGACCTCGCGATCCGCGCGGGCGCCGACCTCGAAGCCCGAGACGAGCGACGGCGCACGGCGCTGCTGCTCGCCGTCACGGGTGATCACGTCGAGGCCGCGAAGCTGCTCGTCGCGGCCGGTGCCGACCCCGACGCCCTCGACGACCGGCACGACACCCCGTGGCTCGTGACGGGCGTGACGGGAAGCGTCGCGATGGCCGAGGTGCTGCTGCCGGCCGACCCCGACTTCACGATCGTCAACCGCTTCGGCGGCATCTCGGTCATCCCCGCGGGCGAGCGCGCCCACGTCGAGTACCTGCAGCGCGTGCTGCAGACCGATATCGACGTGAACCACGTCAACAACCTCGGCTGGACGTCGCTGCTCGAGGCCGTGATCCTCGGCGACGGCGGGCCGCGCCACCAGGAGACGGTGCGCGTGCTGCTCGAGGGCGGGGCCGATCGCTCGATCGCCGACCGCGACGGCGTCACCCCGCTCGAGCACGCCCGGGCGAAGGGCTACGACGAGATCGTCGCGCTGCTCGACTGA
- a CDS encoding ABC transporter ATP-binding protein, translating to MTLAVDRLDAGYGKLAILHEVSLSVAPGEIVTVVGSNGAGKTTLLRALNGLIRPTAGTVTIDGVDITGRPTEKMAALGLTHVPENRLCFPTLSVRDNLMLGAWSRGGKGDLAAVLELFPRLQPRLGQAAGTLSGGEQQMVAIGRGLMAAPKAIMLDEPSIGLAPKVVAEIMKVLTELRGRGMAVLLVEQNVRASFGIADRAVVMQRGRVVLEGTPAELVELPEVRNAYLGGAAA from the coding sequence ATGACCCTCGCAGTCGACCGCCTCGATGCGGGCTACGGTAAACTCGCGATCCTGCACGAGGTGAGCCTCTCGGTCGCACCCGGCGAGATCGTGACCGTGGTCGGCTCCAACGGCGCAGGCAAGACGACGCTCCTGCGGGCGCTCAACGGCCTGATCCGACCGACCGCCGGCACCGTCACGATCGACGGCGTCGACATCACGGGCAGGCCGACCGAGAAGATGGCGGCACTCGGGCTCACCCACGTGCCCGAGAACCGCCTCTGCTTCCCGACGCTCTCGGTGCGCGACAACCTCATGCTCGGCGCGTGGAGCCGCGGCGGCAAGGGCGACCTCGCCGCCGTGCTCGAGCTCTTCCCGCGGCTGCAGCCGCGGCTCGGGCAGGCGGCGGGCACGCTCTCGGGCGGTGAGCAGCAGATGGTCGCGATCGGTCGGGGCCTCATGGCCGCGCCCAAGGCGATCATGCTCGACGAGCCGTCGATCGGCCTGGCGCCGAAGGTCGTCGCCGAGATCATGAAGGTGCTGACCGAGCTGCGCGGGCGCGGCATGGCGGTGCTGCTCGTCGAGCAGAACGTGCGCGCCTCGTTCGGCATCGCCGATCGCGCGGTCGTCATGCAGCGCGGCCGGGTCGTGCTCGAGGGCACGCCGGCCGAGCTCGTCGAGCTGCCCGAGGTGCGCAACGCCTACCTCGGCGGTGCGGCGGCGTGA
- a CDS encoding branched-chain amino acid ABC transporter ATP-binding protein/permease, whose protein sequence is MSYLNKAALRSKTGFWPNNRGTILGVAAFAVVIAIIPFTASSSMMNIAVFSMIFALPAIGLSLLMGLAGQVSLGQAAFFAIGAYTHAILLQKFEMPGPVAAVGGVVAAMLAALLIGLPMLRLRGHYLALATLGLGFIVMIAVREWEFTGRTTGIYGYGRPEVFGVPIDNNGLFFWFVAPFVLIGLVLALNLTRSRAGRALSAVNDSELAAESLGVNTYALRVKVFTLSAGFAGLGGVFYAYQVQIVSPQVAEFHVSVELLLMVVLGGLGSVWGAVAGAFIVELLSEGLRDLIPAIIPGATGEVQLIGYGLVLILVIILLPGGLYQVVKSAWAAITRRRADGSTKPSPAADADGGSGDVATRAFGGLPGENPAGAGLDEVTDAAASDARIPTVSTPVAVGEPILEVSGLTKRYGGVVAVDDVTLTVPAGQIMGLIGPNGAGKTTCFNMITGAIAPTSGTVRFLGEEIQGRKPHVGAEAGLTRTFQNLQVFSSTDVVGNVYMGRYRKGRAGILRGMFGLQGREQYAHEEIAHDILDSMRLGDVAGLAAGDLPFGRQRMMEVCRALAAEPALLLLDEPMAGLSGSERELLAQLLRSLRDAGLTIVLVEHDVAQVMALADSVAVLDDGVLIAHGDPESVRNDPAVIVAYLGTDAEEAEAELKELEDQS, encoded by the coding sequence ATGTCGTACCTGAACAAGGCCGCACTGCGGTCGAAGACGGGCTTCTGGCCCAACAACCGCGGCACGATCCTCGGCGTCGCGGCGTTCGCGGTGGTCATCGCGATCATCCCGTTCACGGCGAGTTCGTCGATGATGAACATCGCGGTCTTCTCGATGATCTTCGCGCTGCCCGCGATCGGCCTGTCGCTGCTCATGGGCCTCGCCGGGCAGGTGAGCCTCGGCCAGGCGGCATTCTTCGCGATCGGCGCGTACACGCACGCGATCCTGCTGCAGAAGTTCGAGATGCCCGGCCCCGTCGCTGCGGTCGGCGGGGTCGTCGCGGCCATGCTCGCGGCGCTCCTCATCGGTCTGCCGATGCTGCGCCTGCGCGGCCACTACCTCGCGCTCGCGACGCTCGGGCTCGGCTTCATCGTCATGATCGCCGTGCGCGAGTGGGAGTTCACCGGCCGCACGACGGGCATCTACGGCTACGGCCGGCCCGAGGTCTTCGGCGTGCCGATCGACAACAACGGGCTGTTCTTCTGGTTCGTCGCGCCGTTCGTGCTCATCGGCCTCGTGCTCGCACTGAACCTCACCCGCTCGCGGGCGGGCCGGGCGCTCTCGGCGGTCAACGACTCCGAACTCGCGGCCGAGTCGCTCGGCGTGAACACGTACGCACTGCGCGTGAAGGTCTTCACCCTCTCGGCGGGCTTCGCGGGCCTCGGCGGTGTCTTCTACGCCTACCAGGTGCAGATCGTCTCGCCGCAGGTCGCCGAGTTCCACGTCTCGGTCGAGCTGCTGCTGATGGTCGTGCTCGGCGGGCTCGGCTCGGTCTGGGGCGCGGTCGCCGGCGCGTTCATCGTGGAACTCCTCTCCGAGGGGCTGCGCGACCTGATTCCCGCGATCATCCCCGGCGCGACGGGCGAGGTGCAGCTCATCGGCTACGGCCTCGTGCTGATCCTCGTGATCATCCTGCTGCCGGGCGGGCTCTACCAGGTCGTGAAGTCGGCATGGGCGGCGATCACGAGGCGGCGAGCGGATGGCTCGACGAAGCCCTCCCCCGCTGCTGACGCCGACGGCGGCTCGGGCGACGTGGCCACCCGCGCGTTCGGCGGCCTGCCGGGTGAGAACCCGGCCGGCGCAGGCCTCGACGAGGTCACGGATGCCGCGGCATCCGATGCCCGGATTCCGACCGTGTCGACGCCGGTGGCCGTCGGCGAGCCGATCCTCGAGGTGTCGGGGCTCACGAAGCGCTACGGCGGCGTGGTCGCCGTCGACGATGTGACCCTCACGGTGCCCGCCGGGCAGATCATGGGCCTCATCGGTCCGAACGGCGCGGGCAAGACGACATGCTTCAACATGATCACGGGGGCGATCGCGCCCACGTCGGGCACGGTGCGATTCCTCGGCGAGGAGATCCAGGGCCGCAAGCCGCACGTCGGAGCAGAGGCCGGGCTGACCCGCACGTTCCAGAACCTGCAGGTGTTCTCGTCGACCGATGTCGTCGGCAACGTCTACATGGGCCGCTACCGCAAGGGCCGGGCCGGCATCCTCCGCGGCATGTTCGGGCTGCAGGGCCGCGAGCAGTACGCGCACGAGGAGATCGCGCACGACATCCTCGACTCGATGCGCCTCGGCGACGTCGCGGGCCTCGCCGCCGGCGATCTGCCGTTCGGCCGCCAGCGCATGATGGAGGTGTGCCGGGCGCTCGCCGCCGAGCCCGCGCTGCTGCTGCTCGACGAACCCATGGCGGGGCTCTCGGGCAGCGAGCGCGAACTGCTCGCGCAACTGCTGCGGTCACTGCGCGACGCCGGGCTCACGATCGTGCTCGTCGAGCACGACGTCGCCCAGGTGATGGCGCTCGCGGACTCGGTCGCGGTGCTCGACGACGGCGTGCTCATCGCGCACGGCGATCCCGAATCGGTGCGCAACGATCCGGCGGTCATCGTCGCCTACCTCGGCACCGATGCCGAAGAGGCCGAGGCCGAGCTGAAGGAACTGGAGGACCAGTCATGA
- a CDS encoding branched-chain amino acid ABC transporter permease has product MIDFLQLTVAGLSQGSVYALLAVGLIATYTVRHVVNIAQGDYATLAGLGSISLVTAGLPLPVAILIALISVTLASVLIERLVISRVKNLTTLVSIILTLGVSTLLQAIMLLIWGAEAKRLPAFPGSDLTLGGVSIRSQELWMLGALVVVGGGVLLFYEKTRWGKALRASAEQPVAARIVGISPAAASVIAFAIAGFVGATAGVVSSPIYLSIWSGGLLLGLKGFVAAVLGGLVSFRAAIVGALLLGIIESYVAGYVASGWKDAVAFFILIIVLIIRPAGLVLRPNAVRV; this is encoded by the coding sequence TTGATCGACTTCCTCCAGCTGACGGTGGCAGGGCTCTCACAGGGGTCTGTGTACGCCCTGCTCGCCGTCGGCCTCATCGCCACCTACACGGTGCGGCACGTCGTGAACATCGCCCAGGGCGACTATGCGACGCTGGCCGGTCTTGGCAGCATCTCGCTCGTCACGGCCGGCCTGCCGCTGCCCGTCGCCATCCTCATCGCGCTCATCTCGGTGACGCTCGCCTCGGTGCTCATCGAGCGGCTCGTCATCTCGCGCGTGAAGAACCTCACGACGCTCGTCTCGATCATCCTGACCCTCGGCGTCTCGACGCTGCTGCAGGCGATCATGCTCCTCATCTGGGGCGCGGAGGCCAAGCGCCTGCCCGCCTTCCCCGGCAGTGACCTCACCCTCGGCGGCGTCAGCATCCGCTCGCAGGAGCTCTGGATGCTCGGCGCCCTCGTGGTCGTCGGCGGCGGCGTGCTGCTCTTCTACGAGAAGACCCGCTGGGGCAAGGCGCTGCGCGCCAGCGCCGAACAGCCGGTCGCAGCCCGCATCGTCGGCATCTCGCCGGCGGCGGCCTCCGTCATCGCCTTCGCGATCGCCGGATTCGTGGGCGCGACAGCGGGCGTGGTCTCCTCGCCGATCTACCTCTCGATCTGGTCGGGCGGCCTGCTGCTCGGCCTCAAGGGGTTCGTCGCGGCGGTGCTCGGCGGGCTCGTCTCGTTCCGGGCGGCGATCGTCGGCGCCCTGCTGCTCGGCATCATCGAGTCGTACGTCGCGGGCTACGTGGCATCCGGCTGGAAGGATGCGGTCGCGTTCTTCATCCTCATCATCGTGCTGATCATCCGACCGGCCGGCCTCGTGCTGCGCCCGAACGCCGTGAGGGTCTGA
- a CDS encoding ABC transporter substrate-binding protein, giving the protein MHRAQRRLLVPAAVAASIALALTGCGASNFGGDSGGEAASEEGPIKIGAVLDITGVGANLGVPEQNTLNMLAEQLNADGGIDGREVELIIKDNQSTEDGAAKATTQLIENDDVDLIIGSSRTGPSLAMRPLVEAAQVPTISVAANAAIVDGSEWVFKTAQNDLVVLERILDDAASKGYTKIALVRDATGFGEGIADIITELGEERGITLTATEAFEPSATDFTAQMTNIRAADADAVIIWGITPSAGLAQAAYVQLGVNKPVYQSHGVANDAFFEAAGPAADGVIAPMGRLLVADELSDDDPQKPVIDQFIADYSEEFGSSPSSFAGHAYDAWLVGTKALESAGTDPEALRDAIESTTDLVGISGIFTMTPENHSGLTADALIMALAEGGRWTLLEE; this is encoded by the coding sequence ATGCACCGTGCGCAGCGCCGTCTGCTCGTTCCCGCCGCAGTCGCGGCATCCATCGCACTCGCCCTCACCGGTTGCGGCGCCTCGAACTTCGGCGGCGATTCCGGCGGTGAGGCGGCCTCCGAAGAGGGCCCCATCAAGATCGGCGCCGTGCTCGACATCACGGGTGTCGGCGCGAACCTCGGCGTTCCCGAGCAGAACACCCTCAACATGCTCGCCGAGCAGCTGAACGCCGACGGCGGCATCGACGGCCGCGAGGTCGAGCTCATCATCAAGGACAACCAGTCCACCGAAGACGGCGCCGCCAAGGCCACCACGCAGCTCATCGAGAACGACGACGTCGACCTCATCATCGGCTCCTCGCGCACCGGCCCCTCGCTCGCGATGCGCCCCCTCGTCGAGGCCGCGCAGGTGCCGACCATCTCGGTCGCCGCGAACGCCGCCATCGTCGACGGCTCCGAGTGGGTCTTCAAGACCGCGCAGAACGACCTCGTCGTGCTCGAGCGCATCCTCGACGACGCCGCCTCGAAGGGCTACACCAAGATCGCGCTCGTGCGCGACGCCACCGGCTTCGGCGAGGGCATCGCCGACATCATCACCGAGCTCGGCGAGGAGCGCGGCATCACCCTCACGGCCACCGAGGCCTTCGAGCCCAGCGCGACCGACTTCACCGCGCAGATGACGAACATTCGTGCCGCCGACGCCGACGCCGTCATCATCTGGGGCATCACCCCGTCGGCCGGCCTCGCGCAGGCCGCCTACGTGCAGCTCGGCGTGAACAAGCCGGTCTACCAGTCGCACGGTGTCGCCAACGACGCGTTCTTCGAGGCCGCGGGCCCCGCAGCCGACGGCGTCATCGCCCCGATGGGCCGCCTGCTCGTCGCCGATGAGCTCAGCGACGACGACCCGCAGAAGCCGGTCATCGACCAGTTCATCGCCGACTACTCCGAGGAGTTCGGCAGCTCTCCCTCGAGCTTCGCCGGTCACGCGTACGACGCGTGGCTGGTCGGCACGAAGGCGCTCGAGTCGGCAGGCACCGACCCCGAGGCGCTCCGCGACGCGATCGAGTCGACGACCGACCTCGTCGGCATCTCGGGCATCTTCACGATGACCCCCGAGAACCACTCGGGCCTCACCGCGGACGCGCTCATCATGGCGCTCGCCGAGGGCGGCCGCTGGACCCTCCTCGAAGAGTAG
- a CDS encoding sulfurtransferase has protein sequence MPILITADDLAARLASGERTVVLDVRWSLAEPDGTEAYRAGHIPGAVYVDLDHELADHDVTGEGRHPLPTEAAFTGAMRRWGVRDGDTVVVMDDLGNQSSARAWWLLRHAGVADVRMLDGGLAAWRAAGHPLEVGDVVPEPGDATAHFGAMPAIDIDGAAAFPATGVLLDARGAPRYRGEVEPIDPRAGHIPGARSAPSGENLEADGRFKSAEALREHFAGVGAIGGVPVAAYCGSGVTAAHEVAALAIAGIDAALYPGSWSQWSNDETRPVATGASPVE, from the coding sequence ATGCCGATCCTCATCACCGCCGACGACCTCGCCGCTCGCCTCGCCTCGGGGGAGCGCACCGTCGTGCTCGACGTGCGCTGGTCGCTCGCCGAGCCCGACGGCACCGAGGCGTACCGCGCCGGCCACATCCCGGGCGCCGTCTACGTCGACCTCGACCACGAGCTCGCCGACCACGACGTGACCGGTGAGGGGCGGCATCCGCTGCCGACCGAGGCGGCCTTCACCGGAGCGATGCGACGCTGGGGCGTTCGTGACGGCGACACCGTCGTCGTGATGGACGACCTCGGCAACCAGTCCTCCGCGCGGGCGTGGTGGCTGCTGCGGCATGCAGGCGTCGCCGACGTGCGGATGCTCGACGGCGGTCTGGCGGCATGGCGGGCGGCGGGACATCCGCTCGAGGTCGGCGACGTCGTGCCCGAGCCCGGTGACGCCACGGCGCACTTCGGCGCGATGCCGGCGATCGACATCGACGGGGCCGCCGCGTTCCCGGCCACTGGCGTGCTGCTCGATGCCCGCGGTGCGCCGCGCTATCGCGGCGAGGTCGAGCCCATCGACCCGCGGGCCGGGCACATCCCCGGCGCTCGGTCCGCTCCGAGCGGCGAGAACCTCGAGGCCGACGGCCGCTTCAAATCGGCCGAAGCGTTGCGCGAGCATTTCGCAGGCGTCGGTGCGATCGGGGGAGTGCCCGTCGCCGCGTACTGCGGCTCCGGCGTCACCGCGGCGCACGAGGTCGCCGCCCTCGCGATCGCGGGCATCGACGCGGCGCTCTACCCCGGATCGTGGAGCCAGTGGTCGAACGACGAGACCCGCCCCGTCGCCACGGGCGCCTCGCCGGTCGAGTAG
- a CDS encoding helix-turn-helix domain-containing protein, with product MMGGLAIGQAAAYADVTVKTVRHYHRLGLVDEPRRDSSGYRRYGSDELLRLVQVRTLATAGVPLAEIGELLDADAGRFTAAIADVERRLNDRITDLIARRDTLHRLADGDRALLPDRACAVLDRMRDLGFDAEYVAGQREGLVLARALLPGGFDGFLTQLELRLDDAGYVELTKRSWEAEGWDQDDPRIEELAIATADLYLANPSLMGDPDIMRAWIDASTKYALINTHGEVQAPISTRLTALTEARLRAAGVPVPRE from the coding sequence ATGATGGGCGGACTCGCGATCGGGCAGGCGGCGGCATACGCCGACGTCACGGTGAAGACCGTGCGGCATTACCACCGGCTCGGGCTGGTCGACGAACCCCGACGAGACAGCTCCGGGTACCGTCGCTACGGATCGGACGAGCTGCTGCGGCTGGTCCAGGTTCGAACCCTGGCGACCGCCGGTGTGCCGCTCGCCGAGATCGGTGAACTGCTCGACGCCGACGCCGGGCGGTTCACGGCCGCCATCGCCGACGTCGAGCGCCGGTTGAACGATCGGATCACGGATCTGATCGCGCGCCGCGACACGCTGCACCGGCTCGCCGACGGCGACCGGGCGCTGCTGCCCGATCGCGCCTGCGCGGTGCTCGACAGGATGCGCGATCTCGGGTTCGACGCCGAGTACGTCGCCGGTCAACGCGAAGGCCTGGTGCTGGCCCGGGCGCTGCTGCCGGGCGGCTTCGACGGCTTCCTGACCCAGCTCGAGCTGCGGCTCGACGACGCCGGCTACGTCGAACTGACGAAGCGCAGCTGGGAGGCGGAGGGATGGGACCAGGACGACCCGCGCATCGAGGAACTCGCGATCGCCACGGCCGACCTCTACCTCGCCAACCCGTCCCTCATGGGGGATCCCGACATCATGCGCGCCTGGATCGACGCGTCGACCAAGTACGCGCTGATCAACACCCACGGCGAGGTTCAGGCGCCGATCTCGACCAGGCTGACCGCGCTCACCGAGGCCAGGCTCCGGGCCGCGGGCGTGCCCGTGCCGCGCGAGTGA
- a CDS encoding alpha/beta fold hydrolase encodes MNTTNSTDSKKFADTTWTGMVPFEDTALAVTDTGGPGIPVVYLNGSYASKRHWRRVTTDLGPGYRHITFDERARGKSKLAADYSFEACMRDIDAVLEARGVDRPLLVGWSYGALLGVHWASRNPARALGVVGVDGPYPVGWTDEAGHEEIRTVFRRMKPMMPLVRPMGLAARFSAETHADLAIESHLLHAAVGPILDSLTVPVRYVVASGEAVGSRDDLQEQMRKALDPVLARNPNLKVSAKVSSNHGSILRKDSPAVAEAVREVAALERKGR; translated from the coding sequence ATGAACACAACGAATTCCACTGATTCCAAGAAGTTCGCCGACACGACCTGGACCGGCATGGTGCCGTTCGAAGACACGGCACTGGCGGTCACCGACACCGGCGGACCCGGCATCCCCGTGGTCTACCTGAACGGCTCGTACGCCTCGAAGCGGCACTGGCGACGCGTCACCACCGACCTCGGGCCCGGCTATCGCCACATCACCTTCGACGAACGGGCCCGCGGGAAGTCGAAGCTCGCGGCCGACTACTCGTTCGAGGCGTGCATGCGCGACATCGACGCCGTCCTCGAAGCGAGGGGCGTCGACCGGCCCCTGCTGGTGGGCTGGTCGTACGGAGCACTGCTGGGCGTGCACTGGGCCAGCAGGAACCCGGCACGCGCGCTGGGCGTGGTGGGCGTCGACGGCCCGTACCCCGTCGGCTGGACCGACGAAGCCGGCCACGAGGAGATCAGGACGGTGTTCCGCCGGATGAAGCCGATGATGCCGTTGGTTCGGCCGATGGGTCTGGCGGCGAGGTTCTCCGCCGAGACGCATGCGGATCTCGCCATCGAGTCGCACCTGCTGCACGCCGCAGTCGGCCCGATCCTCGACAGCCTGACCGTGCCCGTCCGCTATGTCGTCGCCTCCGGCGAAGCCGTCGGCAGCCGCGATGACCTGCAGGAGCAGATGCGCAAGGCCCTCGACCCGGTGCTGGCCCGTAACCCGAACCTGAAGGTGAGCGCGAAGGTCTCGAGCAACCACGGGAGCATCCTGCGAAAGGACTCCCCCGCCGTCGCGGAAGCCGTGCGCGAGGTCGCCGCCCTCGAGCGGAAGGGTCGTTGA